From a single Ammospiza nelsoni isolate bAmmNel1 chromosome 11, bAmmNel1.pri, whole genome shotgun sequence genomic region:
- the LOC132078268 gene encoding steroid 21-hydroxylase-like produces the protein MAAAALLLGLLSLLLSLSLLSRLSRRGDGRGPRWGVLHLLHPQGALHLSRLTRRHGPVLRLRAAGREVLVPSSVATIREALVRHWGDWLGRPHSYLGSLVSRGGRDLALGDPCPGWRRQRGAVRGARAGGRLGPLLWLQGRELCEELRSYGEAPLDPFEVFTFHTCSTIARLLFGELVPPPGELRAFSRCLGELLQVWGHSSVRVLDLLPLLRALPNPGLRKLLQLVQHRDMFVETQIQRHQACPSPPPDSVLGALLGHNPGAREGPLSPPRLHMALVDLFIGGTETTAAALGWAVAFLLHRPELQVRLRAELQGAQGPPGPGDMGRLPLLQATVSETLRLRPPAPLALPHCALRHTSLGGLPVAAGTVLIPNLLAAQQDPDIWQHPGVFLPERFLAPGAPSRSLLPFGCGARSCPGEGLARAELFVFLGLILREFRLEPGPEGLPGLRGSPGTVLRCPSFRLRMVPCQPPGLP, from the exons ATGgcggctgcggcgctgctgctgggcctgctgtcgCTGCTGCTGTCGCTGTCGCTGCTGTCGCGACTGTCGCGGCGTGGCGATGGGCGCGGCCCGCGCTGGGGCGTGCTGCACCTGCTGCACCCACAGGGGGCGCTGCACCTGAGCCGCCTGACGCGGCGGCACGGGCCCGTGCTGCGCCTGCGCGCGGCGGGCCGCG AGGTGCTGGTGCCGAGCTCGGTGGCGACCATCCGCGAGGCGCTGGTCCGGCACTGGGGGGACTGGCTGGGGCGCCCCCACAGCTATCTGG GGTCGCTGGTGTCACGGGGGGGCCGGGACCTGGCACTGGGAgacccctgccctggctggcggcggcagcggggagCAGTTCGGGGGGCACGGGCTGGGGGGCGTCTCGGGCCCCTCCTTTGGCTGCAGGGCCGGGAGTTGTGTGAG GAGCTGCGTTCGTATGGGGAGGCCCCCCTGGACCCCTTTGAGGTGTTCACCttccacacctgcagcaccatcGCACGCCTCCTCTTTGGGGAGCTG GTGCCCCCTCCAGGGGAGCTCCGGGCCTTCTCACGCtgcctgggggagctgctgcaggtctgGGGGCACAGCAGTGTTCGGGTGCTGgacctgctgcccctgctgcgg GCCCTGCCCAACCCGGGACTGcggaagctgctgcagcttgtccagcacCGTGACATGTTTGTGGAGACCCAGATCCAGCGGCATCAG GCgtgcccctcccctcccccggACTCAGTTctgggggcactgctggggcataATCCTGGGGCACGGGagggccccctgagccccccccGGCTGCACATGGCGCTGGTGGACCTGTTCATTGGGGGAACTGAGACCACTGCGGCggcgctgggctgggctgtggcctTCCTGCTGCACCGCCCCGAG ctgcaggtgcgGCTGCGGGCGGAGctgcagggggcacagggaccacCCGGGCCAGGGGACATGGGGCGCCTGCCCCTTCTTCAGGCCACCGTCAGCGAGACCCTGCGGCTGCGACCCCCTGCGCCCCTGGCGCTGCCCCACTGCGCCCTGCGCCACACCAG TCTTGGGGGGCTCCCCGTGGCAGCCGGCACTGTCCTGATCCCCAACCTGCTGGCAGCCCAACAGGACCCTGACATCTGGCAGCACCCTGGGGTCTTCCTGCCCG AGCGGTTCCTGGCGCCGGGCGCCCCCTCGCGGTCGCTGCTGCCGTTCGGCTGCGGGGCGCGATCGTGCCCGGGGGAGGGGCTGGCGCGGGCCGAGCTCTTCGTGTTCCTGGGGCTGATCCTGCGGGAATTCCGTCTGGAGCCGGGCCCGGAGGGACtgccggggctgaggggctcACCGGGCACGGTGCTGCGCTGCCCCTCCTTTCGTCTGCGTAtggtgccctgccagcccccggGCTTACCCTGA
- the LOC132078269 gene encoding COMM domain-containing protein 4-like, giving the protein MLKLKLICIQVFWDLLGQAIEYDKVLKLFSGAQARPPSHLQSGDVKATIAVPGFIISSAAKHSIDNESLSSELQQLGLPKGRGSPQGGTISQTCWDVAYSSQPCLLHTQMEGRLTAVLSSITSLLYHPSLGAPQVLW; this is encoded by the exons aTGT TGAAGCTTAAGCTGATCTGCATCCAGGTGTTTTGGGACCTGCTGGGGCAGGCCATCGAG tATGACAAGGTCCTGAAGCTGTTCTCAGGTGCACA AGCTCGCCCTCCTTCCCATCTGCAGTCAGGGGATGTGAAGGCAACCATTGCTGTCCCCGGCTTCATCATCTCCAGTGCAGCCAAGCACAGTATAGACAATGAGTCTCTGTcaagtgagctgcagcagctgggactgcCCAAAGGCAGGGGAAGCCCTCAGGGTGGCACCATCAGCCAGACCTGCTGGGATGTTGCTTacagttcccagccctgccttcttCACACCCAGATGGAGGGCAGGCTGACTGCTGTGCTgtcctccatcacctcccttctGTACCATCCGTCCCTGGGGGCTCCTCAGGTGCTTTGGTGA